In Arvicola amphibius chromosome 13, mArvAmp1.2, whole genome shotgun sequence, a genomic segment contains:
- the Arl11 gene encoding ADP-ribosylation factor-like protein 11, translating into MGSVNSRGHKAEAQVVMMGLDSAGKTMILYKLKGNPLVETSPTVGFNVEPLESPGRVSLILWDIGGQPQLRATWKDYLEGIDILVYVLDSTDEARLPEAVAELQEVLEDPNMAGVPFLVLANKQEAPDALPLLEIRNRLGLERFQDRCWELRACSALTGQGLQEALQSLRHLLRSC; encoded by the coding sequence ATGGGCTCTGTGAATTCCAGAGGTCACAAGGCAGAAGCCCAGGTGGTAATGATGGGCCTCGACTCTGCTGGCAAGACCATGATCCTGTACAAACTGAAAGGCAATCCTCTAGTGGAGACCTCACCCACTGTTGGCTTCAATGTGGAGCCCCTTGAATCTCCTGGACGTGTGTCACTGATTCTCTGGGACATCGGGGGACAACCGCAGCTCAGGGCTACCTGGAAGGACTACCTGGAAGGCATCGACATCCTTGTGTATGTGCTAGACAGCACAGATGAAGCCCGCTTGCCTGAGGCAGTGGCTGAGCTCCAGGAAGTCCTGGAAGACCCCAACATGGCCGGCGTCCCTTTCTTGGTGCTGGCCAACAAGCAGGAGGCACCTGATGCTCTTCCATTGCTTGAAATCAGAAACAGGCTGGGCCTGGAAAGGTTCCAAGACCGTTGCTGGGAGCTCCGGGCCTGCAGTGCTCTCACGGGCCAGGGGCTGCAGGAAGCCCTGCAGAGCTTACGGCACTTGCTGAGATCCTGCTGA